From Rubrivirga sp. SAORIC476, a single genomic window includes:
- a CDS encoding T9SS type A sorting domain-containing protein translates to MLRSLALAAAFLVAGSAAAQQTCPATPDLCVLQNADPINVVINGDTTATGARANPDRIYQLQRDVVYLMDSNVRNTGYHLQIVGADGSGALPQIYTSLNGTSGNRVGDAFFQEGDITFRNFSFSGVLPEDFGGELPNMSTTFVRTAASGFDLIMDGLVVVNLEAQIVRAQSALRKMIVTNTIWANSGWLGTDGTNFGAGKGVDLRDGSIDSLIFRNNTFINYTDRIIRHRSSTGPVQNMVFDHNTILNAVSYHGTLALGQVGNSIKITNNLFYDSFVAGADTSDIVRQSEFDESGEVYANGKAKMTWILSEPNETTDWTISNNVYVVSPEVQAFYDAFSDGGGDDGNPDNGTDGDNDIIGVGPPLTDHIASRISNPTTAFTQMSLDLTNAPDAPVDMVTWYRTETGRTKDTATFDVATDDYDRRTTAYFLTDFDPSYPTTSPAYTAGTNGCPVGDLTWFPGVDQAACLASADERGPEANLLAISNAPNPFRTGTTLRYTLDRAADVTMTVYDALGRQVATLVDATEAAGEHTVEWSAAAAAPGLYVVRLQAGDQVGTHRMLVVR, encoded by the coding sequence ATGCTACGCTCCCTGGCCCTCGCGGCCGCCTTCCTCGTGGCCGGCTCCGCCGCGGCCCAGCAGACCTGTCCGGCCACCCCGGACCTCTGCGTGCTCCAGAACGCCGACCCGATCAACGTCGTCATCAACGGCGACACCACGGCGACCGGCGCCCGGGCCAACCCGGACCGGATCTACCAGCTCCAGCGCGATGTGGTCTACCTGATGGACTCCAACGTCCGCAACACGGGCTACCACCTCCAGATCGTCGGGGCCGACGGCAGCGGCGCGCTGCCGCAGATCTACACCTCGCTCAACGGGACGAGCGGCAACCGCGTCGGCGACGCGTTCTTCCAGGAGGGGGACATCACCTTCCGCAACTTCTCGTTCTCGGGCGTCCTGCCGGAGGACTTCGGGGGTGAACTCCCGAACATGTCGACCACGTTCGTACGCACCGCGGCCTCCGGCTTCGACCTGATCATGGACGGGCTCGTCGTGGTCAACCTGGAGGCGCAGATCGTGCGTGCCCAGTCGGCGCTCCGCAAGATGATCGTGACGAACACGATCTGGGCCAACTCGGGCTGGCTCGGCACCGACGGCACCAACTTCGGCGCCGGCAAGGGCGTCGACCTGCGGGACGGCTCGATCGACTCGCTGATCTTCCGGAACAACACGTTCATCAACTACACCGACCGGATCATCCGGCACCGGTCCAGCACCGGGCCGGTCCAGAACATGGTGTTCGACCACAACACGATCCTGAACGCGGTGTCCTACCACGGCACGCTCGCGCTCGGCCAGGTCGGCAACTCGATCAAGATCACCAACAACCTGTTCTACGACTCGTTCGTGGCCGGGGCCGACACGAGCGACATCGTCCGCCAGTCGGAGTTCGACGAGTCCGGGGAGGTCTACGCCAACGGCAAGGCCAAGATGACCTGGATCCTCTCCGAGCCGAACGAGACCACCGACTGGACGATCTCCAACAACGTCTACGTGGTGTCCCCGGAGGTCCAGGCGTTCTACGACGCCTTCAGCGACGGCGGCGGCGATGACGGCAACCCGGACAACGGCACCGACGGCGACAACGACATCATCGGCGTCGGCCCCCCGCTCACAGACCACATCGCGAGCCGGATCTCGAACCCGACGACGGCCTTCACTCAGATGTCGCTCGACCTGACGAACGCCCCGGACGCCCCCGTCGACATGGTGACGTGGTACCGGACGGAGACGGGCCGCACCAAGGACACGGCCACGTTCGACGTGGCCACGGACGACTACGACCGCCGGACGACGGCCTACTTCCTGACCGACTTCGACCCGTCCTACCCGACCACCTCGCCGGCGTACACGGCGGGCACGAACGGCTGCCCGGTGGGTGACCTGACGTGGTTCCCGGGCGTCGACCAGGCGGCGTGCCTCGCCTCGGCGGACGAGCGCGGCCCGGAGGCCAACCTGCTGGCCATCTCGAACGCGCCGAACCCGTTCCGCACGGGCACGACGCTCCGCTACACGCTCGACCGCGCCGCGGACGTGACGATGACCGTCTATGACGCCCTGGGGCGCCAGGTCGCCACCCTCGTCGACGCCACCGAGGCGGCCGGGGAGCACACCGTCGAGTGGTCCGCCGCGGCCGCCGCGCCGGGCCTCTACGTCGTCCGCCTGCAGGCGGGGGACCAGGTGGGCACCCACCGGATGCTCGTCGTCCGCTAG